GCCGATACACCCGGCCCGGTATCGCTCACACATAACCGCAACACATGCGGGCCACGCTGCGCGCTGAGGTTAATTCTTCCGCCCGCCGGAGTATGGCGCAAGGCGTTGGTTAGCAGATTGGAAAGCACCCACGACAGCTTCACCGCGTCGGCTCTAACCGGGGGCAACGCAGGCTCGATCTCCTGAACCATCTCCACCCCCTTCTGCTCAGCCTGCAGGGCAAAGCCCTTAACGACCGAGGCGATCAGCGGGGGCAACTCCAACTTGACCGCGCGCAGCGAAATGGCGCCACCAGTGCCCTTGACCAGATCCAGCAGATCATCGGCCAAATGACGGATGCGATTGATGTCCTCGCTGATCGCGCTGACCAGCTTCTGATCCTGAGGCGTCAATTGGGCCCGATCGCGCTCCAGCAAGCCCGCCGATAGCGCCAGCGAAGTCAGCGGCGTCTTGAGTTCATGCGAGAGCGTAGCCACCAAGTTGGTGCGCGCCCGATCCTGATCGCGGAGATAGGTGATGTCCTGCAGGATTACGATGGTGCCAAAGGACTGGTCGGCCGTCGGCCGCAGCGGGATGCGCTTGAGCACGTAGGTGTGGTCGCGCCCGCGCACATGCAGCTCGACCTCCACGCGCTGGGCTTCCACCGGCCGCTTGGCGGCGGCCTGCAGCGCCGCGCGCACGCGCAGGTAGTGCGGGTGGTTGCTGCTCAGGTCGTCGATCGGGCTGCCCAGCGCTTCTTCCCGCTCCACCCCAAGGATGAGCGCCGCCAACTCGTTGATATGGGTGACAACGCCCTTGAGATCGACCAGCACGATACCGTCCTCGACGCTCTCCAGGATCGCCTCGGTCTTGCGCTTTTCGTAAATCAGCCGCTCAACGTTAAGCTGTTCGAACTGCTCCAGCCGCTCCGCCATCCGATTGAACTCGGCTGCCACTCCCGCCAGCTCGGCCAGTGGCTGCTCGCCAAGCCGCAGCGACGGACCGCGCAGGGAAAAGCTGCGCAAACGCTCCGCCAGCTCGTTGAGCGGCCGAGAGATCGACCAGGCCAGGGTCCAGGACAGCGCCACCCCGATCACCAGCAGCGCGATCAGGCCGGCGCCGAAAACCGTGGCGACGTGCTCGCTCATCCGGGTGGCTCGGCTGTCGGCGCGGAACATCGCCCGCTGATTGATGTCGGTCAGGCGGTCGAGCAGGGCGTGAAGCTGCGCATACTGAAGGTCGTAATTGGCCTTAGGATTGGCCGCTAACTGCGCCATCAGCCGCGTCCCGCGCTGCTTGATCGCGTCGGCGACGTCGGCCTCGCCCACCTCTGTGATATCGCTGAGCTCGATGTCGATCCAATGCTCGAACAGATCCCTATTAGGCGCCAACACCAGCGGCAACTTGCCATCGCGCTGAGCCAATTGCAGGTTGTAAAGCGCGGTATGCATGTGCTGGGCCGCATCGATACTGAGGTAATTGCGATACAGGGCGCGGCGAATAGAGCCGCCCAGCTCGTAAACCTGAGGGAACTCCACCACCCCCAACAGCAGTGCGATGAGCAGCATCAGCAGGCTGCCGTTGCGAATCCGGCTGGCCAGGGCGGGCGGCCTTTTCATTTCTCGCTCTCGCTTTCCTGGCGGGCGATTTCGATGTCGTAATCGGCCGCCCGCTCGATAATCCGCCGGGTCATCGAGTAACCCATCACGCGGCGCATTAAGGTGCGGTGGGTACGGCCAATCACGATGCGAGTGATCTGCTTGTCGTGGGCAAACTCCAACAACGCCGCGATCACGTCGGGAGCCTTCAGCCAGGCTACTTCAGCGCCCAGGTCGGCGGCCAAATTGATGTTGTCCAGCAGAGCGCGAAAATTGGCAGTGCTAATGCGCTGCACCGATTCCGCCGGGGTCTCGACGTGGACCGCAAACCAGTCGGCGTTAAGCGCCGCCGCGCTGCGCGCCGCGCGCCGCAACAAGCCTTCGCTGCCGGCAGGATTGGAAGACAGACAGACCATTAGCCGCTCGGTAACCGCCGGCGTACGGCCACCCTCGCGCTTGAGCAGCTCGAGCAGCTCGCGATGGCGGCTTTGGTCGCGCGCCACCTCGCGCAACGCCAGCTCGCGCAGCGCCGCCAGATTACTGGGGCGAAAAAAATTCTTAAGCGCCTGCTCCACCTGATCGGGCGGATAGATTTTGCCCTCGCGCAGCCGCTCCCGCAGCTCTTCCACCGGAATGTCGACCGTCACCACCTGGTCGGCTTTGCTCAAAAAGGTGTCGGGCACGGTCTCGCGCACCTCGATTCCGGTGATCCGGCGCACGAGCTGATTGAGGCTCTCCAGGTGCTGCACATTGAGCGCGGTGATGACGTTGATGCCTGCCGCGACTAGCTCTTCCACGTCCTGATAACGCTTATTGTGGCGCGAGCCGGGGGCGTTGGTGTGGGCCAGTTCGTCCACCACCGCATATTCGGGTCGGCGCGCCAGCACCGCGTCGACGTCCAATTCGGGCAGGACCACGTCGCGATAGGCAATTTGGCGCGGCGGAATGACTTCAAGGTTGCCGATGCGGGCCTGGGTCTCGGCCCGCCCGTGGGTCTCGATCACTGCCAGCACCACATCGTGCCCTTCATCGCGCAGATAATGGGCATCCTCCAGCATCCGGTAGGTTTTGCCCACGCCGGCGGCACTACCTAGATAGATCTTTAGCCGGCCGCGCTTGTTCTCGGCCTCCAGGCCCAGGAAGGCCTCGGGATCCTTGCGCTCGTCAGCCGGCTTCATTCCATCTCAAGCACGCGCACGCTCTTCCCCCCAAGAGCGACTCGGTCAGCGCGCGCTGGCGCGAGCCGCGCTCAAGCGATCCAACGCCAGGTTAAGTTCGAGCACGTTCACGCCGGGTTCGCCAAAGATTCCTAACCAGCGGCCGCGCGTATGGGCCTTGACCTGCGCGCTTACGATAGCTGGGTCCAAGCCGCGCGCCCGCGCTACTCGGGCCACCTGAAGCTGCGCCGCGGCCGGGCTGATTTCGGGGTCAAGCCCGCTGCCCGAAGCAGTGACCAAATCTATCGGCACCTGGTCAGCGCGCACTCCAGGGTTTTCCTTAAGTACCGCTTGGAGCCGGCTTCGGACCGTGTCTATCAAGACCTTGTTGGTCGGACCCAGATTGGACCCGCCAGAGCTGTCGGCATCGTAGCCCTTGTCACCCGCGGCCGAGGGGCGCGGATGGAAATAGCGCGGGGCCGCGAAGTTCTGTCCGATCAGGCTGGAGCCTACCGCCCGGCCATCGCGATAAATCACGCTACCTCCCGCCTGGACGGGAAATAGCAGCCCACCCAGACCGGCTATGATCAGAGGATAAACTACTCCGGTCAGCACGGTAAGCACGATTACCATTCGCAAGGCTACCCACCAGCGCATCATTGTTTCTCCCACTCAGGCCAGGTGCAAGGCAGCCACCACCAGATCGATCGCCTTGATGCCGATAAAGGGCACGATTACCCCGCCCAGGCCGTAGATCAGCAGATTGCGGCTCAAGATCGCGGCTGCGCCAAGCGGGCGATATCGCACTCCACGCAAAGCTAGCGGAATGAGCGCGATAATTATCAGGGCGTTGAAGATAACCGCCGATAGGATAGCGCTTTGCGGCGTCGCCAAATGCATTATGTTGAGCGCCTGCAGCTCCGGATAGCCCAGCACGAACATGGCGGGAATGATCGCAAAATATTTGGCTACATCGTTGGCGATAGAAAAGGTGGTCAAGGCGCCGCGAGTGATTAGCAACTGCTTGCCAATCTCAACCACCTCCATGATCTTGGTCGGATTGGAGTCCAAATCCACCATGTTGCCGGCCTCGCGCGCAGCCTGGGTACCGGCGTTCATCGCGATCCCCACGTCGGCCTGGGCCAAGGCTGGCGCGTCATTGGTGCCGTCGCCAATCATCGCCACCAGCTTGCCCTGCGCCTGTTCGTCGCGAATAAGCTTGAGCTTGGTCTCGGGCGTGGCTTCGGCACGGAAATCGTCCACCCCGGCCTCGTTGGCAATCGCGGCGGCCGTCAAGGGATTATCACCGGTGATCATCACCGTGCGCATACCCATCGCGCGTAGGCGGGCAAAACGTTCCTTGATGCCCTCCTTGATCATGTCCTTGAGATGAATCACGCCCAGAATTCGACCGCCCTCGGCCACCGCCAACGGCGTCCCGCCGGCGCGTGAGATCCGCGCCACCATCTCTTCCAGTTCGGTGGGCGCCTGGCCCCCATTTTCGCGCACGAAGTTGACCACCTGAGCGGCCGCCCCTTTGCGAATCCGGCGCTGACCCAGGTCCACTCCGCTCATCCGAGTCTGAGCGGAAAACGGAATGAATTGCGCCTCCTTTTCCGCGAGATCGCGCCCGCGTAGGCTGAAGAGTTTTTTCGCCAATACCACGATCGAGCGCCCCTCGGGGGTCTCGTCCGCCAACGAGGCCAGCTGGGCGGCGTCGGCCAGCTCTTCCAGCGACACGCCCAGCACGGGCAAAAACTCCGTCGCCATCCGATTACCCAGGGTGATGGTTCCGGTCTTATCCAAAAGCAGGGTATCCACATCGCCCGCCGCTTCCACCGCGCGGCCCGACATCGCCAGCACGTTGTGCTGAACCAGCCGATCCATTCCGGCAATTCCGATTGCCGACAACAACCCGCCGATCGTGGTCGGAATCAGGCACACCAGCAAAGCCACCAGCACTGGTAACGACAGCGAGGTATGGCCGTAGAGCGCGAATGGATACAAGCTGACGCACACCAGCATGAAGATGATAGTCAAGCCGGCCAGTAGGATACTCAGCGCGATCTCGTTGGGCGTTTTTTGTCGCTGGGCGCCTTCGACCAAGGCGATCATGCGATCAAGGAAGGTCTCCCCAGGATTGACTGTGATGCGAATCTTCAGCCAATCCGAAATCACGGTAGTGCCGCCCGTGACCGCGCTGCGATCGCCGCCGCTCTCGCGGATAACCGGTGCCGATTCACCCGTAATCGCAGCCTCGTTGACCGCCGCGACCCCTTCGCTGACCTCGCCATCGCCCGGAATCACTTCACCCGCACGCACCAGCACGATGTCGCCACGGCGCAGCGAAGTGGCCGGAACCATGATTTCCTGTTTGTCGCGCAGCAGCCGGGCCGACGTTTCCACTCGGGTCTTGCGCAGGTTGTCAGCCTGGGCCTTGCCGCGTCCCTCGGCCATCGCTTCAGCGAAGTTGGCAAAGCCCACCGTGAACCACAGCCACAGCGCGATTTGCAGCTCGAAGCCGACCAGATGGGAGCGTCCCAGCCATAGATCGTGAGCCAGGATCGCGGTCACCGCCAAAGCCGTGACTTCAACCACGAACATGACCGGGTTGCGCGCCTGGATGCGGGGGTCGAATTTGCGCAGTGAATCGGCCAGCGCGCCCCTGACGATCGACGCGTCCCACAACGAGGAAGCCTTACGTTCGGCCATCGCCATTTGTCTCCGGGGTCAGTAGAGTTTCCCCGCCGCCATCGCCAGATGCTCGACGATTGGACCCAGCGCGTCGGCAGGGAAGAAGGTCAGGGCGGCCACAATCAGGATCACGCCAATCAGCAGGACCACAAAGATCGCGCCGTGGGTGGGGAAGGTGCCGGCGCTGGGCGGGACGATTTTCTTGCCCGCCAGCGATCCGGCCAGGGCCAGGATGGGCACCTTCATCAGGAAGCGGCCAAAAAGCATCACAAAACCCAAGGTGGCGTTGTAGAAGAGGGTGTTGGCGTTGAGCCCGGCAAATGCCGAACCGTTGTTAGCCGAAGCTTCGGTATAGGCGTAAAGAATTTGGCTGAAGCCGTGCGGGCCGGGATTGCTAATCCCTGCCAGCCCCGCGCGGCTGACCACCGCCACTCCGGCCGGAAACAAGATAACGGCGGGAAAGATTAGCAGAAAGAGCATCGCCAACTTGATTTCGCGCCCCTCGATTTTCTTGCCTAGATATTCGGGCGTGCGCCCGACCATCAGACCCGCGATAAACACCGCCAGCACCGCCATTACCAGCATCCCATACAGCCCCGAGCCCACGCCGCCAAAGATGATCTCGCCAATCTGCATATTAACCAGCGGGATCAAACCGCCCAGCGGAGTGTAGCTGTCGTGCATCGAATTAACCGCGCCGCAGGAAGTGTCCGTGGTCACCGTGGCCCACAGCGCCGAATCGACAATTCCAAAGCGCACTTCCTTGCCTTCCATGTTGCCGCCGCTTTGGGTCGTACTGGCCTGTTGATTTAGCCCCATCGCGGTAAACTGCGGATTGCCGCGCTGCTCGGCCCAGATCGTCGGCGTCACTCCCATCAAAAACAGCAACCCCATCGCCCAGAACAACACCCATCCCTGGCGCCGATCGCCGACCATCACGCCGAAGGTGTGGGTCAAGCCAGCACCGATGATGATGATCGCCACCACTTCGATCAGGTTGGCCAAGGGATTGGGATTCTCATAGGGATGGGCCGAATTGGCGTTGAAAAAACCACCGCCGTTGGTACCCAACTCCTTGATGATCTCCTGAGAGGCGACCGGACCCTGGGCAATTACCTGTTCGGCTCCTTCCAAAGTCTTGACATGGACATAAGGCTTGAAATTGTCGGGCACGCCCTGCGCGATCAATACCAGGCTAAAGATCGCACTAATGGGCAGCAGTACCCACAGTGTGGCGCGAGTCATGTCGACCCAGAAATTGCCGATGGTGCGCGCGCTGCGCCGCGCAAAACCGCGGATCACCGCAATCGCCACCGCGATGCCGGAGGCGGCGGAAACAAAGTTATGGAAGGCTAGCCCCGCCATCTGGGTGAGATAGCTCATCGTGCTTTCACCGGCATAGGCTTGCCAGTTGGTGTTAGTGGTGAAGCTAGCGGCGGTGTTGAAGGCCAGATCGGGCGCCACCCCTCCCAGCCCCTGCGGATTGAGCGGCAACAGCCCTTGCAGACGCTCCAAGCCATAGAGCAGCACCATCCCAAAGCCGCTGAACAGCAGCATCGCCACGGCGTATTCCACCCACGACTGCTCGCGTTCGGGATGCACCCCGCACAGCCGGTAAATCAGCCGCTCCAGCGGTCCAAACAGAGGATCGAGCCACGTCGGTTCAGCGCTGAACACGCGCGCCATGTAACGACCCAGCGGGACGCTGAGAACAAGCACAATGAGCGCGAACAGGCCGACTTGAATCAGCGCGTTCCAATCCATCTCAAAGCTTCCTTAAAGGCTGGAATCAACAAGCGTCTAGAATTTTTCGGGCCGTAACAGGGCATAGACCAAATAGGCGGTCAGCCCGACCGCCAGAACCAGCCCCATCACCAGTTCTCCGCCACTCATAGCCGAGCGCACCCCCACACGTAGATAAGCGCAAGTGCGAAAAACAGTGCCGTGGCCGCAAGCCAGATTACGTCCTGCATGATCAATCGGTTAGTGCACCATCCGTGCCAGCGACGCCATCGGAAGAGATCCCGCGTCTTTTCAAGCGCCGAGCGGCTTTGAGGTTGCAAAATGCCATGCAGGATCATGCAGTCCGCAATGCGTAGCTGGTGCTGCGGTTCCGGTTCGAAAGGTTAGCGCTTAGCTCTACTGAAAGTAGCTTAGCGGTTGAATTTCAACCCCGTCCGCGCCACCTTTAAAGGCCTTTTGCAGTGGAATTTCTTATGTTCTCCCGTATCAAACCGCACCCGGCCTCAGCCCAAGTGGCTTCGCCAATCGACCTCGCCACCGGCGATTTGGCCGCCGCCACCATCGCCCGCCTTTCCCGCCGGCTGCTGCCCCTGCTGTTCGCGCTGTATATTGTAGCCTACCTGGACCGCGTCAACGTCGGCTTCGCGGCATTGGCCATGAATCGGCAGTTAGGGCTTGGACCGGAAGAATTCGGGCTGGGCGCTGGGCTGTTCTTCATTGGCTACTTCATATTGGAAATCCCCAGCAACCTGATCTTAGCTCGGATCGGCGCGCGCCGCTGGATTGCCCGCATCCTGGTCTCCTGGGGGGTGGCCGCGATCGCGATGGCGGCCGTGCGCGGTCCGCGTAGCTTTTACCTGCTACGCGCTACGCTGGGGATGGCGGAGGCGGGCTTTTTTCCCGGCGTGATTTTTTACCTCACCAGCTGGTTTCCCAGTCGCGAGCAAGCCCGCGCCATCGCCATCTTCATGACCGCCACCGCGTTGGCCGGCGTGATCGGCGGACCGCTCTCGGGCGCCATCCTGACCATCGACGGCTTCCTCGGCCTGGCCGGATGGCAATGGCTGTTCGTGATCGAAGGCCTGCCTGCCGTCGTTCTGGGCGCGGTCGTGCTGCGCTATTTACCCGATCGACCCGAGCAGGCTGGCTGGTTGAGCGTCGAACAGCGGCAATGGCTGATCGCAAGATTGCGCCACGAGAATCGGCCAACCCCGCCCGGTGGTTTGTGCTTGGGCAACATTTTCGATTTGCAGGTCGGTTTACTGAGCGCGATCTATTTTCTTTTGGTCAGCAGCCTGTACGGCATCGCTATGTGGTTGCCTCAAATCATTCGAAACTTCGGCGCACGCAGCGATTTCACCATTGGCCTGCTCGCGGCTATCCCCTACCTGATAGCCGCCATCGCAATGGTCGCCGTGGGCCGCTCTTCGGACCGACGCGGCGAACGGCGCTGGCACGTCGCTCTGTCGTTGTTCGCCGCCGCCGGCGGCTTCGTGCTGGCCGCCGACGCCCACGGGGCTTTGGCGCTGGCCGCGCTCAGCTTGGCCGCGCTGGGTACCTGCGCCGCGCTAGGCCCGTTCTGGTCGCTGGCCCGCAGCTCGCTGAACGCCGAGGCGGCCGCCGCCGGTATCGCTCTGATCAATTCAGTGGGCAACCTGGGCGGTTTTGTCGGACCTTTTGCCATTGGCCTGCTGCGCCAGCGTTCGCAGGCTTTCGCCGGGGCCTTGATGGGACTGGGCATCGCGGTGACGACGGCGGGAATTCTGGGCTTGCTCGCCCGCCCAACGGTCCGGGCAAGCGAGGGTTAACCGCTGTACGCAACCCCCTTTTCGGCTTCCATCGCGCGATACCCTTTATAGCGGATGGCAGGCAGCGATTTCTGCACGCATCGCGCCGATGATCTCGCCATAATCTCCCGCCCCGAAAATTCCCGAACCCGACACGAACACGTTGGCCCCGGCAGCCTTGATCGGCCCGATGTTGTCGCGCTTGACCCCGCCGTCGATCTCGACCTCGACCTGCTCCAGCCCGCGCCGCTTAAGCTCCGCCCGCACCTGACGCAGCTTGTGCAGGGAGTCGGGAATAAACTCCTGACCGCCGAAACCGGGATGGACGCTCATGATCAGGATCATGTCCAGATGCGCGGCCACGGCCATTACGCGATCGATTGGGGTCTCGGGATTGATCCCGATCGAGGCGCGCGCCCCCAGCGCTCGGATCTGCCGGGCGATTCCCAGCAGATCGGCCACCACTTCACAATGGACGGA
The DNA window shown above is from Candidatus Binataceae bacterium and carries:
- the kdpF gene encoding K(+)-transporting ATPase subunit F — translated: MSGGELVMGLVLAVGLTAYLVYALLRPEKF
- the kdpC gene encoding K(+)-transporting ATPase subunit C → MMRWWVALRMVIVLTVLTGVVYPLIIAGLGGLLFPVQAGGSVIYRDGRAVGSSLIGQNFAAPRYFHPRPSAAGDKGYDADSSGGSNLGPTNKVLIDTVRSRLQAVLKENPGVRADQVPIDLVTASGSGLDPEISPAAAQLQVARVARARGLDPAIVSAQVKAHTRGRWLGIFGEPGVNVLELNLALDRLSAARASAR
- the rpe gene encoding ribulose-phosphate 3-epimerase, with the protein product MPTDKIAPSLLSCDFTRMGEEIARVERAGADLLHFDVMDGHFVPNISIGLPVLQAVRRVTRLPLDAHLMIDNPDRYLKDFVQAGANSISVHCEVVADLLGIARQIRALGARASIGINPETPIDRVMAVAAHLDMILIMSVHPGFGGQEFIPDSLHKLRQVRAELKRRGLEQVEVEIDGGVKRDNIGPIKAAGANVFVSGSGIFGAGDYGEIIGAMRAEIAACHPL
- a CDS encoding MFS transporter yields the protein MASPIDLATGDLAAATIARLSRRLLPLLFALYIVAYLDRVNVGFAALAMNRQLGLGPEEFGLGAGLFFIGYFILEIPSNLILARIGARRWIARILVSWGVAAIAMAAVRGPRSFYLLRATLGMAEAGFFPGVIFYLTSWFPSREQARAIAIFMTATALAGVIGGPLSGAILTIDGFLGLAGWQWLFVIEGLPAVVLGAVVLRYLPDRPEQAGWLSVEQRQWLIARLRHENRPTPPGGLCLGNIFDLQVGLLSAIYFLLVSSLYGIAMWLPQIIRNFGARSDFTIGLLAAIPYLIAAIAMVAVGRSSDRRGERRWHVALSLFAAAGGFVLAADAHGALALAALSLAALGTCAALGPFWSLARSSLNAEAAAAGIALINSVGNLGGFVGPFAIGLLRQRSQAFAGALMGLGIAVTTAGILGLLARPTVRASEG
- a CDS encoding sensor histidine kinase KdpD, producing MKPADERKDPEAFLGLEAENKRGRLKIYLGSAAGVGKTYRMLEDAHYLRDEGHDVVLAVIETHGRAETQARIGNLEVIPPRQIAYRDVVLPELDVDAVLARRPEYAVVDELAHTNAPGSRHNKRYQDVEELVAAGINVITALNVQHLESLNQLVRRITGIEVRETVPDTFLSKADQVVTVDIPVEELRERLREGKIYPPDQVEQALKNFFRPSNLAALRELALREVARDQSRHRELLELLKREGGRTPAVTERLMVCLSSNPAGSEGLLRRAARSAAALNADWFAVHVETPAESVQRISTANFRALLDNINLAADLGAEVAWLKAPDVIAALLEFAHDKQITRIVIGRTHRTLMRRVMGYSMTRRIIERAADYDIEIARQESESEK
- a CDS encoding ATP-binding protein; the protein is MKRPPALASRIRNGSLLMLLIALLLGVVEFPQVYELGGSIRRALYRNYLSIDAAQHMHTALYNLQLAQRDGKLPLVLAPNRDLFEHWIDIELSDITEVGEADVADAIKQRGTRLMAQLAANPKANYDLQYAQLHALLDRLTDINQRAMFRADSRATRMSEHVATVFGAGLIALLVIGVALSWTLAWSISRPLNELAERLRSFSLRGPSLRLGEQPLAELAGVAAEFNRMAERLEQFEQLNVERLIYEKRKTEAILESVEDGIVLVDLKGVVTHINELAALILGVEREEALGSPIDDLSSNHPHYLRVRAALQAAAKRPVEAQRVEVELHVRGRDHTYVLKRIPLRPTADQSFGTIVILQDITYLRDQDRARTNLVATLSHELKTPLTSLALSAGLLERDRAQLTPQDQKLVSAISEDINRIRHLADDLLDLVKGTGGAISLRAVKLELPPLIASVVKGFALQAEQKGVEMVQEIEPALPPVRADAVKLSWVLSNLLTNALRHTPAGGRINLSAQRGPHVLRLCVSDTGPGVSADMRDHLFERYAQGTIDGAQPGAAGLGLAIVKEIVEAHGGRIFVDSEPGQGTSFRVELPLAPEDSWPDC
- the kdpB gene encoding potassium-transporting ATPase subunit KdpB, with product MAERKASSLWDASIVRGALADSLRKFDPRIQARNPVMFVVEVTALAVTAILAHDLWLGRSHLVGFELQIALWLWFTVGFANFAEAMAEGRGKAQADNLRKTRVETSARLLRDKQEIMVPATSLRRGDIVLVRAGEVIPGDGEVSEGVAAVNEAAITGESAPVIRESGGDRSAVTGGTTVISDWLKIRITVNPGETFLDRMIALVEGAQRQKTPNEIALSILLAGLTIIFMLVCVSLYPFALYGHTSLSLPVLVALLVCLIPTTIGGLLSAIGIAGMDRLVQHNVLAMSGRAVEAAGDVDTLLLDKTGTITLGNRMATEFLPVLGVSLEELADAAQLASLADETPEGRSIVVLAKKLFSLRGRDLAEKEAQFIPFSAQTRMSGVDLGQRRIRKGAAAQVVNFVRENGGQAPTELEEMVARISRAGGTPLAVAEGGRILGVIHLKDMIKEGIKERFARLRAMGMRTVMITGDNPLTAAAIANEAGVDDFRAEATPETKLKLIRDEQAQGKLVAMIGDGTNDAPALAQADVGIAMNAGTQAAREAGNMVDLDSNPTKIMEVVEIGKQLLITRGALTTFSIANDVAKYFAIIPAMFVLGYPELQALNIMHLATPQSAILSAVIFNALIIIALIPLALRGVRYRPLGAAAILSRNLLIYGLGGVIVPFIGIKAIDLVVAALHLA
- the kdpA gene encoding potassium-transporting ATPase subunit KdpA, with product MDWNALIQVGLFALIVLVLSVPLGRYMARVFSAEPTWLDPLFGPLERLIYRLCGVHPEREQSWVEYAVAMLLFSGFGMVLLYGLERLQGLLPLNPQGLGGVAPDLAFNTAASFTTNTNWQAYAGESTMSYLTQMAGLAFHNFVSAASGIAVAIAVIRGFARRSARTIGNFWVDMTRATLWVLLPISAIFSLVLIAQGVPDNFKPYVHVKTLEGAEQVIAQGPVASQEIIKELGTNGGGFFNANSAHPYENPNPLANLIEVVAIIIIGAGLTHTFGVMVGDRRQGWVLFWAMGLLFLMGVTPTIWAEQRGNPQFTAMGLNQQASTTQSGGNMEGKEVRFGIVDSALWATVTTDTSCGAVNSMHDSYTPLGGLIPLVNMQIGEIIFGGVGSGLYGMLVMAVLAVFIAGLMVGRTPEYLGKKIEGREIKLAMLFLLIFPAVILFPAGVAVVSRAGLAGISNPGPHGFSQILYAYTEASANNGSAFAGLNANTLFYNATLGFVMLFGRFLMKVPILALAGSLAGKKIVPPSAGTFPTHGAIFVVLLIGVILIVAALTFFPADALGPIVEHLAMAAGKLY